From Candidatus Neomarinimicrobiota bacterium, the proteins below share one genomic window:
- a CDS encoding response regulator transcription factor encodes MNEKIAIVDDEADILELVSLHLKRSGFKVETFSDGKSFYDYLKNNIPDLTILDLMLPDMDGLDICRDIRKDPRHNNMPVVMLTARGDETDTVLGLELGADDYVTKPFSPKELVARVKAVLRRGISSQDSPLLNINQEVFIDTEKYEVTYRNKPVPLTPTEFRILTILCERKGMVFSRDQILDRLWGNEKAVLDRTIDVHIKHIREKLGEAGKYISNLRGIGYKVEE; translated from the coding sequence ATGAACGAAAAAATTGCCATTGTCGATGACGAAGCGGACATTCTGGAGTTGGTCTCACTGCATTTAAAGCGCTCAGGCTTTAAAGTGGAGACATTCAGCGACGGAAAGAGTTTCTATGATTATCTGAAAAACAACATCCCGGATCTGACCATTTTGGATCTCATGTTACCGGATATGGATGGGCTGGATATTTGCCGGGATATTCGGAAAGATCCCCGTCATAACAACATGCCGGTGGTGATGCTTACAGCCCGGGGAGACGAGACAGATACCGTATTGGGACTCGAACTTGGGGCTGATGATTACGTGACCAAACCTTTTTCCCCAAAAGAGCTTGTGGCACGGGTCAAAGCAGTTTTGCGCCGGGGAATCTCATCACAGGATTCACCTCTTCTGAATATTAACCAGGAAGTATTTATTGATACGGAAAAATATGAGGTCACCTACCGCAACAAGCCTGTCCCTCTTACACCCACCGAATTTCGCATCCTTACTATTTTGTGTGAGCGGAAAGGAATGGTGTTCAGCCGTGATCAGATACTGGACAGACTGTGGGGAAACGAAAAAGCAGTATTAGACCGGACCATCGATGTCCACATTAAACACATCCGGGAAAAACTGGGGGAAGCCGGAAAATATATCAGCAATCTCCGGGGTATCGGATATAAAGTTGAGGAATAA
- a CDS encoding Bax inhibitor-1/YccA family protein has protein sequence MNRLRPFDHTVYTGHSVRSDAVAEAQKEFVTKVFGWMTAALVVTGVVARGVFTSEALQQFIFGTPFVFFGLIIAELGLVIYLSAAINRMTAATATWTFLGYSALNGLTLSVIFMAFTSESLASTFIITAAMFGAMAAWGYFTKKDLTGLGSLAFMGLIGILIASVVNLFLRSEGLYWIVSYVGVLVFTGLTAYDTQKIKEMAVMGGSDAESYQKVAVLGALKLYLDFINLFIMMLRIMGRRR, from the coding sequence ATGAACCGTTTGCGTCCCTTTGATCATACAGTATATACGGGTCATTCAGTCCGGTCGGATGCTGTAGCTGAAGCACAAAAGGAATTTGTCACGAAAGTTTTTGGATGGATGACGGCAGCACTGGTGGTGACCGGTGTGGTGGCCAGGGGAGTTTTTACATCCGAAGCGCTTCAACAATTTATTTTTGGAACACCTTTTGTCTTTTTTGGACTGATTATCGCAGAACTGGGACTGGTGATATATTTATCCGCAGCGATAAACCGTATGACTGCTGCAACGGCAACCTGGACATTTTTAGGGTATTCGGCACTGAACGGACTCACGTTATCTGTCATTTTTATGGCGTTTACCAGTGAATCATTGGCCTCCACTTTTATCATTACAGCGGCCATGTTTGGAGCCATGGCTGCCTGGGGATATTTTACAAAGAAAGATTTGACGGGCCTGGGGAGCCTGGCATTCATGGGCCTTATCGGAATTTTGATTGCCTCTGTAGTGAATCTGTTTTTAAGAAGTGAAGGCCTTTATTGGATTGTCAGTTATGTGGGCGTTTTGGTTTTTACAGGTTTAACGGCTTATGATACCCAGAAGATTAAAGAGATGGCTGTCATGGGTGGATCAGATGCCGAATCATATCAGAAAGTAGCTGTTTTAGGAGCCCTGAAACTTTACCTGGATTTTATCAATCTGTTTATCATGATGTTGCGGATCATGGGACGTCGGCGCTGA
- a CDS encoding exodeoxyribonuclease III has product MLMKLISWNVNGLRAVMRKGLPEILLQLNGDIVCLQETKIQEDQLTQDMLKPQGYPYADYHFAERKGYSGVATYSKIEPEQVQRGLGNRWDDQEGRVLLTRFSDFTLLNIYFPNGQMGEDRLQYKLDFYEEALHYFESLRKQGEKLVICGDYNTAHHPIDLARPKENEQTSGFLPIERAWMDKLEDHGYLDTFRLFHPEVPDRYSWWSYRTNARPRNIGWRIDYFYISPDLKENVKDAFILDQIMGSDHCPVGIDLEI; this is encoded by the coding sequence ATGCTGATGAAATTAATATCATGGAATGTCAATGGATTACGGGCTGTGATGCGTAAAGGCCTGCCGGAAATACTTCTTCAATTGAATGGAGATATTGTGTGTCTTCAGGAAACGAAGATACAGGAAGATCAACTAACCCAGGACATGTTGAAACCTCAAGGATATCCCTATGCTGATTATCATTTTGCTGAACGGAAAGGGTATAGTGGAGTGGCCACCTATTCGAAAATTGAGCCTGAGCAGGTCCAACGTGGACTTGGAAATCGATGGGATGATCAGGAAGGAAGGGTACTCCTGACACGTTTTTCAGATTTTACATTGCTTAATATTTATTTTCCTAACGGACAAATGGGGGAGGATAGGCTCCAATACAAACTGGATTTTTATGAAGAGGCACTTCACTATTTTGAATCTTTGAGAAAACAGGGAGAAAAACTTGTAATCTGTGGAGATTACAATACTGCCCATCATCCCATAGATCTTGCCAGACCGAAAGAAAATGAGCAGACATCAGGTTTTTTACCTATTGAGCGGGCCTGGATGGATAAACTGGAAGATCATGGATATCTCGATACCTTTCGTTTGTTTCATCCCGAAGTCCCGGACCGTTATTCCTGGTGGTCATACCGAACCAATGCCCGTCCCCGGAATATCGGATGGCGAATCGATTATTTCTATATTTCTCCTGATCTGAAAGAGAATGTGAAAGATGCCTTTATTCTGGATCAGATCATGGGTTCGGATCATTGCCCCGTTGGCATTGATCTGGAGATCTGA
- a CDS encoding D-aminoacylase encodes MDLMIQNGLVYIGDGKSPIRADIAIREGKIIHIDRSVHEHADTVIDASGLAVSPGFIDVHSHTHAELLINRQAESKIRQGVTTEISGNCGMSPYPLSGHNEKTWHDRSEQLFGVRTSWRTLDEFFRQLEDPGISINYGTFTGHGDLRISVMGNTGRAPDRVGLQAMIRQLEQTLDEGSLGLSTGLEYAPGSFAETEELVTLCRAVSARGGRYASHMRDEGDYLEEAVGEVIRICHEADIPVQISHLKACNTPNWHKADTVIARIQELIDLEYPIGVDRYPYTAYGTTLEIFLPLWSREGGTEKILERLEDAGTCEKIRDYTDMKIAHMGGADRILISYVSHENNRHWEGYSVEKGARETGLSPFEFIKKLMIDDQNGVEIAGFAMSDENTEKILSSPWVSIGSDSVTWAPYGALNVGNPHPRDYGSFPRVLGHYSRDKKLFPLEEAIRKMTSLPARQMGLKKRGLLEKGYFADLVIFDPVHVADTATFVNPKQYPTGIHTVIVNGKIVLQKGRHTGQLPGKILRNGE; translated from the coding sequence ATGGATCTGATGATACAAAACGGCCTGGTTTACATCGGTGACGGAAAATCACCGATAAGAGCGGATATTGCCATCCGGGAAGGAAAAATCATTCACATTGACCGGTCTGTTCACGAGCATGCAGACACCGTTATTGATGCAAGTGGTCTGGCGGTATCTCCTGGATTTATCGATGTCCACAGCCATACCCATGCTGAATTGCTGATCAACCGCCAGGCGGAAAGCAAAATCCGGCAGGGTGTTACCACAGAAATCTCAGGCAACTGCGGCATGTCTCCCTATCCCCTGTCGGGACACAATGAGAAAACATGGCATGATCGATCTGAACAACTCTTTGGGGTCAGGACCTCCTGGAGAACCCTTGATGAATTTTTTCGTCAACTGGAAGATCCTGGTATCAGTATCAACTACGGGACATTTACAGGGCATGGAGATTTGCGGATTTCAGTGATGGGAAATACGGGTCGTGCTCCGGATCGCGTAGGCCTGCAAGCCATGATCCGGCAACTGGAACAAACTCTTGATGAAGGAAGTCTGGGTTTATCTACGGGACTGGAATACGCACCGGGCAGCTTTGCCGAAACGGAGGAACTGGTCACATTATGCCGAGCGGTATCCGCCCGTGGCGGCCGGTATGCTTCCCACATGCGGGATGAAGGTGATTACCTGGAAGAAGCGGTGGGAGAGGTCATCCGGATATGTCATGAAGCGGATATACCGGTTCAGATTTCACATTTGAAAGCCTGCAATACGCCCAACTGGCATAAGGCAGACACGGTGATCGCCCGGATTCAGGAGTTGATTGATCTGGAATATCCCATCGGTGTAGACCGTTACCCCTATACAGCGTATGGAACAACACTGGAGATCTTTCTTCCTTTATGGAGCCGGGAAGGCGGGACTGAAAAAATTCTGGAACGGCTGGAAGATGCCGGGACCTGTGAAAAAATCAGGGACTATACAGACATGAAAATTGCCCACATGGGTGGTGCTGACCGGATTTTAATCAGTTATGTAAGTCATGAAAACAACCGTCACTGGGAAGGTTATTCCGTTGAAAAAGGTGCCCGGGAAACCGGATTATCTCCCTTTGAATTTATAAAAAAACTGATGATTGATGATCAAAACGGGGTTGAAATCGCCGGGTTTGCCATGAGTGATGAAAACACGGAGAAAATATTATCCAGTCCCTGGGTCTCCATCGGAAGTGACAGTGTCACCTGGGCACCATACGGAGCCTTGAATGTGGGAAATCCACATCCTCGCGATTACGGATCATTTCCGAGGGTTTTAGGGCATTACAGCCGGGATAAAAAGCTCTTTCCCCTTGAAGAGGCCATCCGTAAAATGACATCCCTTCCTGCCCGTCAAATGGGATTAAAGAAACGAGGATTATTGGAAAAGGGGTATTTTGCAGATCTAGTTATATTTGACCCGGTACATGTTGCAGATACCGCCACATTCGTCAATCCCAAGCAATATCCCACAGGGATTCACACCGTCATTGTCAATGGGAAAATCGTCCTTCAAAAGGGCCGGCATACCGGGCAATTGCCTGGAAAAATACTCCGGAACGGCGAATAA
- a CDS encoding cupin domain-containing protein, with protein sequence MIITRKLAETPIMETAHGVDARNLYNTENAVVTIISLKPGQSLKRHITPVDVAFYVLKGEGIVEIGEEKETIEEGTLVESPKDILHCWYNESGEDLVFMVIKAPRPTKKTTFVSS encoded by the coding sequence ATGATCATTACACGAAAACTTGCTGAAACACCCATTATGGAAACGGCTCACGGTGTGGATGCCCGGAATCTTTACAATACAGAAAATGCCGTAGTAACCATCATCTCCCTGAAACCCGGACAATCTCTGAAACGTCATATCACACCTGTGGATGTGGCTTTTTACGTTTTAAAAGGTGAAGGGATCGTCGAAATAGGGGAGGAAAAAGAGACCATTGAAGAAGGGACACTTGTTGAAAGTCCGAAGGATATTCTTCACTGCTGGTATAATGAGAGTGGTGAAGACTTGGTTTTTATGGTTATCAAAGCTCCACGGCCAACAAAAAAGACGACCTTTGTTTCATCATAA
- the htpG gene encoding molecular chaperone HtpG, translating into MTDKLKTYEYQTEIKKILDIVIHSIYSNTDVFVRELISNASDALEKFRHIMLTEESVVDKEIPQEIRISIEKEAGNLVIEDTGVGMTREELIENLGTIAHSGTAEFLKQLQKHPGESAEIIGQFGLGFYSVFMVSDHVKVITRSYKPAAKGYVWESDGASGYTITQEEGIKRGTRIVIHLKEEKKEYLDEEKIKEIIHEYSNFVTFPILLSGKKINTIQAIWTRRPQEIKEEEYTEFYKFIANTESEPLFRLHTSSDAPIQLNALLYIPKENYEVFGLNRLDPGVHLYCNKILIQSKVKDLLPEYLRFVKGVVDSEDLPLNISRETLQDNQLVKKIGKHLTKKILSTLKDQKKEHPDKYNDFWKQFSNFIKEGANTDYENREELAELLLFESSKTKAGEWTSLEDYVSRAPEDQKEIYYLTGMSREELENSPYMETFRAADIEVFYLTNPIDDFVMTSIREYKEKNLVSADNANIKLPKKEEKNDAEGKKEEKEKVDDKEMKGFIKWLSKHLKDRISEVKVSDRLVDSPALLVNPDDMMTVHMQKILEQAGQSLYSSGKKVLEINPKHDLIRKMVSLKKEGGQDDLIKMLADQITDNAFMMAGLETDKSAMVRRINHIMNNIVKP; encoded by the coding sequence ATGACAGACAAATTAAAGACGTACGAATATCAGACAGAGATCAAAAAGATATTGGATATTGTGATTCATTCCATCTATTCCAACACAGATGTTTTTGTCCGTGAACTCATTTCAAACGCTTCGGATGCTCTGGAAAAATTCCGTCATATCATGCTGACGGAAGAGTCAGTTGTGGATAAGGAAATCCCCCAGGAGATTCGTATCAGCATAGAAAAAGAAGCAGGTAACCTGGTGATAGAAGATACAGGTGTGGGAATGACCAGGGAGGAATTGATTGAAAACCTGGGAACCATTGCTCATTCCGGAACTGCGGAATTTTTAAAACAGCTCCAAAAACATCCCGGAGAATCAGCCGAAATTATCGGCCAGTTCGGTCTGGGTTTTTATTCTGTTTTTATGGTCTCAGACCATGTGAAAGTTATCACCCGTTCCTATAAACCGGCAGCAAAAGGTTACGTATGGGAATCGGACGGAGCCAGTGGATATACAATCACTCAGGAAGAAGGAATTAAGCGTGGAACCCGGATTGTGATCCACCTGAAAGAAGAAAAAAAAGAGTATCTGGATGAAGAAAAAATCAAGGAAATCATTCATGAATACTCAAACTTCGTTACTTTTCCCATATTGCTTTCAGGAAAAAAGATCAATACAATACAGGCCATCTGGACCCGCAGGCCCCAGGAAATCAAGGAAGAAGAGTATACGGAATTTTATAAATTCATCGCCAATACAGAATCTGAACCTCTCTTCCGCCTTCACACATCTTCTGACGCACCCATTCAGTTAAATGCCTTGCTTTATATTCCCAAAGAAAACTATGAAGTATTCGGACTTAACCGTCTTGATCCTGGAGTTCACCTCTATTGCAATAAAATCCTGATTCAATCGAAAGTAAAAGATCTTCTTCCCGAATATCTCCGCTTTGTCAAAGGCGTGGTGGATTCAGAAGACCTGCCCCTGAATATTTCACGGGAAACGTTGCAGGATAACCAACTGGTGAAGAAAATCGGCAAACACCTGACAAAGAAAATTTTGTCTACATTGAAAGACCAGAAAAAAGAACATCCTGACAAATACAATGATTTCTGGAAGCAGTTTTCCAATTTCATCAAGGAAGGGGCCAACACGGATTACGAAAACCGGGAAGAGCTGGCAGAACTTCTCCTGTTTGAATCCAGTAAAACCAAGGCGGGTGAATGGACCTCCCTGGAAGACTATGTCTCCCGGGCCCCTGAAGATCAAAAGGAAATTTATTATCTGACCGGCATGTCCAGAGAAGAACTGGAAAACAGTCCTTATATGGAAACCTTCAGAGCTGCAGATATTGAAGTCTTTTATCTGACCAATCCCATTGATGATTTTGTCATGACATCCATCCGGGAATACAAAGAGAAAAACCTGGTTTCCGCTGATAACGCAAACATTAAGCTTCCCAAAAAAGAAGAAAAAAATGATGCAGAAGGGAAAAAAGAGGAAAAAGAGAAGGTCGATGACAAAGAGATGAAGGGCTTTATCAAATGGCTTTCCAAACATCTCAAAGACCGGATTTCCGAAGTAAAAGTCTCTGACCGACTGGTAGACAGCCCGGCATTATTGGTTAATCCCGATGATATGATGACAGTCCACATGCAAAAAATCCTGGAACAGGCCGGACAATCTCTGTACTCATCCGGTAAAAAAGTTTTGGAAATCAATCCCAAACACGATTTAATCCGAAAAATGGTGAGTTTGAAAAAAGAGGGTGGACAGGATGACCTGATAAAAATGCTGGCTGATCAGATTACGGATAATGCCTTTATGATGGCCGGCCTGGAGACGGACAAATCAGCCATGGTTCGCCGGATCAATCATATTATGAACAACATTGTGAAACCCTGA
- a CDS encoding ferritin: protein MISKKLEKALNEQINKELYSEYYYLGMAAWFNNQGLDGFANFFKVQVQEERFHAMKMFDYLTDRGGKVELETIQKPPQDFESAEDIFKKAYEHEQFVTKSINDLMDLAIAENDHATRNFLNWFVEEQVEEEASMDELLTKVRMIGSKGHGLLMLDGQLAQRTFNPVESEA from the coding sequence ATGATATCCAAAAAGCTGGAAAAAGCCTTAAACGAACAAATTAACAAAGAGCTGTATTCCGAATACTACTATCTTGGTATGGCGGCCTGGTTTAACAATCAGGGACTGGACGGTTTTGCCAATTTTTTCAAGGTTCAGGTTCAGGAAGAACGCTTTCATGCCATGAAAATGTTTGATTATCTGACAGACCGGGGAGGTAAGGTTGAATTGGAAACCATTCAGAAACCACCCCAGGATTTCGAATCTGCGGAAGATATTTTCAAAAAAGCGTATGAACACGAACAATTCGTCACAAAATCCATTAACGACCTGATGGATCTGGCAATTGCTGAAAATGATCATGCCACACGTAATTTTCTCAACTGGTTTGTTGAAGAACAAGTTGAAGAAGAAGCCTCGATGGATGAATTGTTGACAAAGGTCCGTATGATTGGTTCGAAAGGACACGGATTACTGATGCTGGACGGACAACTAGCCCAACGTACTTTCAATCCGGTAGAATCCGAGGCTTAA
- the miaB gene encoding tRNA (N6-isopentenyl adenosine(37)-C2)-methylthiotransferase MiaB produces the protein MNTYYIETYGCQMNVYDSEIIAAILQSEGLEEVDTPEKADLVLLNTCSVRDLAEQKIHTRLGQLRVIQESTNPDMKMGVVGCMAQNLKKDILRKKPYVNFILGPDSYRHLPAILKSGNIPKRVIDTRLSSLELYDGLFPARHEGINAWISISRGCDKFCTYCIVPYTRGRERSRKPESILEEAKRAVQKGFVEITLLGQNVNSYRSSTGGFPNLLRQLATIEGLLRIRYTSPHPQDVSDDLIAVHKDLNPRVCNHIHLPLQSGSNAVLNAMNRTYTREHYLKLVEKIRTAVPDMAITTDMIVGFPGETEKDYEDTLDIMKQVRFDAAFMFKYSPRPGTKAAKMDDDVPDDEKSDRLNRLIRLQYEHTLEKNRFLIGKEVEILVEKESKKRSSDMMGRTSTNKIVVFPALHYKPKDLITRTITDAQGVTLMSREL, from the coding sequence TTGAATACATATTATATTGAAACATATGGCTGTCAGATGAATGTATATGACAGCGAAATCATTGCGGCTATCCTGCAATCAGAGGGACTTGAAGAGGTTGATACGCCTGAAAAAGCAGATCTGGTTCTTTTAAATACCTGCAGTGTCCGGGATTTGGCCGAGCAAAAAATTCATACACGCCTGGGACAACTTCGGGTGATCCAGGAAAGTACCAATCCGGACATGAAAATGGGTGTCGTGGGATGTATGGCACAAAATCTGAAAAAAGATATCCTCCGAAAAAAGCCTTATGTCAATTTTATTCTGGGCCCCGATTCTTACCGGCACCTCCCGGCTATCCTGAAGTCCGGAAACATCCCAAAACGGGTAATCGACACTCGGCTATCTTCACTGGAGCTGTATGACGGACTCTTTCCGGCACGCCATGAAGGAATCAATGCATGGATATCCATTTCCCGTGGATGTGACAAATTTTGCACTTACTGCATTGTTCCATATACCCGGGGACGTGAAAGAAGCCGGAAACCGGAAAGTATTCTGGAAGAAGCAAAACGGGCGGTTCAAAAAGGTTTTGTAGAAATAACCCTCCTGGGACAGAATGTAAATTCATACCGTTCTTCCACCGGTGGCTTTCCAAATCTGCTGAGACAACTTGCAACAATCGAAGGACTTTTACGAATCCGCTACACATCTCCTCATCCCCAGGATGTGAGTGATGATCTGATAGCGGTCCACAAAGATTTAAATCCCCGTGTTTGCAATCATATCCACCTTCCTTTGCAAAGCGGTTCAAATGCTGTTTTGAATGCCATGAACCGGACATACACCCGGGAACATTATCTGAAACTGGTGGAAAAAATACGAACTGCTGTTCCTGATATGGCCATCACCACAGATATGATCGTGGGGTTTCCGGGAGAAACGGAAAAGGATTACGAAGATACGCTGGATATAATGAAACAGGTCCGTTTTGATGCGGCGTTTATGTTTAAATATTCACCACGTCCGGGGACAAAAGCGGCTAAAATGGATGACGATGTACCAGATGATGAAAAATCCGACCGACTGAATCGCCTGATTCGCCTGCAATATGAACATACACTGGAGAAAAATCGCTTCCTGATTGGCAAAGAGGTGGAAATTTTAGTGGAAAAAGAAAGCAAAAAACGTTCCAGTGATATGATGGGACGGACATCCACCAATAAAATTGTCGTATTTCCTGCACTCCACTATAAACCCAAAGATCTGATTACCCGAACCATTACGGATGCGCAGGGAGTCACGTTGATGAGTAGAGAGTTGTGA
- a CDS encoding desulfoferrodoxin: protein MPVQGEVLYSPKSKTLVEVIHGSESLPECDGFPMKKLEAKTEDSKHEKHVPYVEAKDNGVLVKIGQNEDHPMTEEHYIYYIEVRTGDMSLRKYLKPGDKPQAWFPVDLSEIVEVLEWCNIHGLWKA from the coding sequence ATGCCTGTTCAAGGAGAAGTACTCTATTCACCAAAGAGCAAAACCCTGGTAGAAGTCATTCATGGAAGCGAGAGCCTGCCGGAATGCGACGGGTTCCCCATGAAAAAACTGGAAGCAAAAACAGAAGATTCCAAACACGAAAAACATGTCCCCTATGTGGAAGCCAAAGATAACGGTGTATTGGTAAAAATCGGTCAGAATGAAGACCACCCCATGACTGAAGAACACTACATATACTACATTGAAGTCCGTACGGGAGATATGAGCCTCCGCAAATACCTGAAACCCGGAGACAAACCCCAGGCCTGGTTTCCTGTGGATCTTTCTGAGATTGTGGAAGTCCTGGAATGGTGTAACATTCATGGACTGTGGAAGGCGTGA
- a CDS encoding ATP-binding protein, with the protein MNSIFYRVFSRYAFIILILSVVIFLFSFTIIRTNHINTLSSSLENLAISLEDRVLELIRQKDYSQLDAFVKEKGKHINARITVIRKDGVVLADSEADPAVMENHRDRPEIMESITGRIGRSVRFSTTVQTEMLYIAMPLLQNSDITAVLRLSLFLEDINTLLATLRNRFLMITLIFIAVAMVLAFYFARDLSKPIKELVSTSRRIAEETLDITYQDNPQNEITFLANNFDEMAAQITRLFAKTNRQKEELRAVISAIQEAVVVLNPEGKISLYNNSFASLAKRNNLKHVPIEDVLPDKFTTLLRHVNQENRYYTREIELDGQIYLCSLNCLKTRKEIVVLLHNVTELKNLRQMKRDFIANVSHELRTPLTSIKGFIETLLEDENPETTRYLNIIKRNTDRLIHIVEDLLILSEMEKRDFTLKIDTLNPVHLIENVSSIFKQKMEAKGLELILNLPDHLPSLEADEFKLEQLFVNLIDNAVKYTETGSITISARADETSIYFSIADTGIGIPEDDLNRIFERFYVVDKSRSRRVGGTGLGLSIVKHIVLLHQGYISVNSEKKKGTEFLITLPLRHTTLLT; encoded by the coding sequence GTGAATTCCATTTTTTACCGTGTGTTCAGCCGTTATGCCTTTATTATCCTGATACTTTCTGTCGTCATTTTCCTCTTTTCCTTTACCATCATCCGTACAAATCATATCAACACATTGTCGTCTTCCCTTGAAAATCTGGCCATCTCTTTGGAAGACAGGGTCCTGGAGTTAATCCGGCAAAAAGATTACTCCCAACTGGATGCATTTGTAAAAGAGAAGGGAAAACATATCAACGCCCGGATCACGGTCATCCGGAAAGACGGTGTGGTTTTAGCCGATTCCGAAGCGGATCCTGCCGTCATGGAAAACCACAGAGACCGGCCAGAAATCATGGAATCCATTACAGGCCGGATCGGCAGGAGTGTCCGTTTCAGTACCACCGTTCAGACGGAAATGCTCTATATCGCCATGCCTTTATTACAAAACAGCGATATCACGGCTGTCTTACGCTTGAGCCTTTTTTTGGAGGATATCAATACTCTTCTGGCTACCCTCCGGAACCGTTTTCTGATGATCACCCTCATTTTTATTGCTGTTGCCATGGTCCTGGCTTTTTATTTCGCACGGGACTTATCCAAGCCCATCAAAGAACTGGTGTCCACATCCCGACGTATTGCCGAGGAGACACTGGATATCACCTATCAGGATAATCCTCAGAATGAAATCACGTTTCTGGCCAATAATTTTGATGAAATGGCGGCGCAAATTACCCGGCTCTTTGCCAAGACAAACCGTCAGAAAGAGGAACTCCGGGCAGTGATTTCTGCCATCCAGGAAGCAGTGGTCGTCCTGAATCCCGAAGGAAAAATTTCCCTGTATAACAACAGCTTTGCCAGTCTGGCCAAACGGAATAATCTGAAGCATGTCCCCATCGAGGATGTCCTGCCGGATAAATTTACTACTCTCCTCCGCCATGTAAACCAGGAGAACCGGTATTACACCCGTGAAATTGAACTGGATGGACAAATTTACCTTTGTAGCCTGAACTGCCTGAAAACCCGGAAAGAGATCGTGGTGCTTTTACACAATGTGACAGAACTGAAAAATCTTCGCCAGATGAAAAGGGATTTTATAGCCAATGTCTCTCATGAATTACGAACACCCCTCACATCCATCAAAGGATTTATTGAAACACTCCTGGAAGATGAAAATCCCGAAACGACCCGGTATTTGAACATCATCAAACGGAATACAGACCGGCTTATCCATATTGTGGAGGACCTTTTGATCCTTTCCGAAATGGAAAAAAGGGATTTTACATTGAAAATCGATACTCTTAATCCTGTGCATCTCATCGAAAATGTCAGTTCCATATTCAAACAAAAAATGGAAGCCAAGGGACTCGAACTCATCCTGAATCTTCCGGATCATCTGCCATCCCTGGAAGCCGATGAATTTAAGCTGGAACAGCTCTTTGTAAACCTCATCGATAATGCGGTCAAATATACCGAGACCGGCTCTATAACCATTTCAGCCCGGGCAGATGAAACGTCGATCTATTTTTCTATCGCTGATACGGGCATTGGTATCCCCGAAGATGATCTGAACAGAATCTTTGAACGTTTTTATGTGGTGGATAAATCCCGGTCCCGACGGGTTGGCGGAACCGGTTTGGGACTTTCCATTGTAAAACATATCGTTTTACTCCACCAGGGATACATCAGTGTGAACAGTGAGAAGAAAAAAGGGACTGAATTCCTGATTACGCTTCCTCTTCGTCATACGACTCTTCTTACATAA